In one window of Pseudodesulfovibrio sp. JC047 DNA:
- a CDS encoding LysR family transcriptional regulator, with protein MLPDFNRLKVFYHVYTEQSTTRAAKALHITQSGVSQHIKKLENEVQVALFTRVNRKLIPTAAAHKLYAIVSAFMMQLENGVRDINESFEMPSGELRIGAPSEFGKTYLPGIMASFRRQYPNVSFYLELGDPNVLFEKVSQAELDFAYIDILPIFTNTPGGETTYTIHPIVKEQFVCACSQTYYNAHVLGAGYDELIQLQYIGYKKDIALFRSWFKLHFDTAPSSLDMVFVADNAGAIIAAIEQDMGIGVIVSHLVSDQIADKTIVPITGSDRKLENTIACVQFRNKAETLTERCFKEHMRHELGSISQLKLIDRDVPA; from the coding sequence ATGCTGCCGGATTTCAACCGACTCAAGGTTTTTTATCATGTGTACACCGAGCAGAGCACCACGAGGGCGGCGAAGGCGTTGCACATCACGCAATCCGGTGTCAGTCAGCATATAAAGAAGCTGGAAAACGAGGTGCAGGTGGCACTTTTCACCCGGGTGAACCGGAAGCTGATTCCCACGGCGGCGGCGCACAAGCTGTACGCCATTGTGAGTGCCTTTATGATGCAGTTGGAGAACGGGGTTCGCGACATCAACGAGAGTTTCGAGATGCCGTCCGGAGAGTTGCGAATCGGTGCGCCGTCAGAGTTTGGCAAGACGTATCTGCCCGGAATCATGGCTTCGTTTCGTCGGCAGTATCCCAATGTTTCATTCTATTTGGAGCTGGGTGATCCGAATGTGTTGTTCGAAAAGGTATCTCAGGCCGAATTGGATTTCGCCTACATCGACATTTTGCCGATTTTTACCAACACCCCTGGTGGCGAGACAACCTACACCATACATCCCATCGTCAAGGAGCAGTTTGTTTGTGCCTGTTCCCAGACCTATTACAACGCGCATGTGCTCGGGGCCGGATACGACGAGCTGATTCAGTTGCAGTATATCGGGTACAAAAAGGATATTGCCCTGTTTCGCAGTTGGTTCAAGCTCCATTTTGACACGGCGCCGTCCTCGTTGGACATGGTTTTCGTGGCCGACAACGCCGGAGCCATCATAGCGGCCATCGAACAGGACATGGGGATTGGTGTCATCGTGAGTCATCTTGTCAGTGATCAGATCGCCGACAAGACCATCGTGCCGATCACCGGTTCGGACAGAAAATTGGAAAATACCATTGCCTGTGTGCAATTCAGAAACAAGGCCGAAACCCTCACTGAACGCTGTTTCAAGGAGCACATGCGTCACGAACTCGGCTCCATTTCTCAGTTGAAATTGATTGATAGGGATGTGCCCGCTTGA
- a CDS encoding 5'-methylthioadenosine/adenosylhomocysteine nucleosidase codes for MKIGIIAAMDEELRFLHQELTNSKIVRIGQFTFHSGQIRDVDVVVTQCGIGKVNAAVGATLLLENFKPDSLINIGVAGGFAQNIEIGDVVLSSEARHYDADATAFEYEIGQIPKMPAKYTADDALLHIAESVDMRSDNVAVHQGVILSGDAFVHTPSQIAYLAKKFPDALAVEMEGAAIAQTGFLFRVPFILIRAISDKIRESENQITYADSLHKAAKSSVKMTLGILETIHTRAA; via the coding sequence GTGAAAATAGGAATCATAGCGGCAATGGATGAGGAACTCCGGTTCCTGCATCAGGAATTGACCAATTCGAAAATCGTCAGAATTGGTCAATTCACCTTTCATAGTGGACAGATACGAGATGTTGACGTTGTCGTGACCCAATGTGGCATTGGCAAGGTCAACGCAGCGGTCGGGGCAACATTGTTATTGGAAAACTTCAAACCGGATTCGCTCATCAACATCGGTGTGGCTGGCGGATTCGCTCAAAATATCGAAATCGGGGACGTGGTTCTTTCTTCGGAAGCGCGACATTACGACGCGGACGCCACGGCCTTTGAATATGAAATAGGTCAAATCCCGAAAATGCCAGCCAAATACACGGCTGATGACGCACTGCTTCACATCGCCGAAAGCGTGGACATGCGATCGGACAACGTGGCCGTGCATCAGGGAGTCATTCTTTCGGGAGACGCTTTTGTCCATACTCCATCACAGATAGCCTATCTGGCCAAGAAATTTCCCGATGCCCTGGCCGTGGAAATGGAAGGGGCGGCCATCGCGCAAACCGGATTTCTGTTCAGGGTTCCCTTTATCCTCATCCGAGCCATCTCGGACAAGATTCGGGAGTCCGAAAACCAGATTACCTACGCAGACAGCCTGCATAAAGCGGCCAAAAGTTCCGTCAAAATGACTTTGGGCATTCTTGAAACAATCCATACGAGGGCAGCATGA
- a CDS encoding S-ribosylhomocysteine lyase has product MKKIASFTIDHTKLHRGVYVSRTDLAGTAVVTTFDLRMKEPNREPALAPEAAHAIEHIGATFLRNHPHYKDQVIYFGPMGCLTGFYLVLSTKCSSREILPLIQEVFQHVAAFDGDIPGASPVECGNYRFMDLNGARQEAARYSEEVLSAIQDENLVYPE; this is encoded by the coding sequence ATGAAAAAAATAGCAAGTTTCACCATCGATCACACCAAACTGCACCGCGGTGTCTATGTTTCCCGCACGGATCTGGCGGGGACTGCCGTGGTCACGACATTTGACCTGCGCATGAAGGAACCGAACAGGGAACCGGCTCTGGCTCCAGAAGCCGCTCACGCCATCGAGCATATCGGGGCCACCTTTCTGCGCAACCATCCGCATTACAAGGATCAGGTCATCTACTTCGGTCCCATGGGATGCCTGACCGGATTTTACCTCGTGCTCAGCACTAAATGCTCGTCACGCGAGATACTCCCACTCATTCAGGAAGTCTTCCAGCATGTTGCAGCATTTGACGGCGACATTCCCGGAGCAAGCCCGGTGGAATGCGGCAATTATCGTTTCATGGATCTGAATGGAGCGCGACAGGAAGCCGCCCGATACAGTGAGGAAGTACTGTCCGCCATTCAGGACGAAAATCTCGTGTATCCCGAATAA
- a CDS encoding DUF4125 family protein → MFAFGVFERTPPREKVRERLIREIIDHELVMFRAASATDGSSMCLERRKTFRKMRWMLFSVMQTEFLESYLADLKAAKQDGRNLLVEKNARMDDLTPPVSGDMETIGKIVDVEAHWMSDASKAYPWFSPENPGLFRRNQCAELKTFSPKTVSLYADRVHEAREKGENLALLRFENITKKIGVASLAKLKRRVSRHQ, encoded by the coding sequence ATGTTTGCTTTTGGCGTGTTCGAAAGAACGCCGCCCAGGGAAAAGGTCCGTGAGCGGCTGATTCGGGAGATTATCGATCATGAATTGGTCATGTTTCGAGCTGCTTCCGCGACTGATGGATCATCCATGTGTCTGGAACGTCGCAAGACATTCCGCAAGATGCGATGGATGCTTTTTTCCGTCATGCAGACCGAGTTTCTGGAATCGTATCTGGCTGATTTGAAAGCCGCGAAACAGGATGGTCGGAATTTGTTGGTGGAAAAAAATGCGCGTATGGATGACCTGACTCCACCGGTTTCCGGGGATATGGAAACCATCGGAAAAATCGTTGATGTCGAAGCGCACTGGATGAGTGACGCTTCAAAGGCGTATCCTTGGTTCAGCCCGGAAAATCCAGGGCTGTTTCGTCGGAATCAATGCGCCGAGTTAAAGACGTTTTCACCAAAAACGGTGTCGCTGTATGCCGATCGTGTTCATGAAGCGCGGGAAAAAGGGGAAAACCTGGCCCTGCTTCGATTTGAGAACATAACGAAAAAAATCGGCGTGGCATCGTTGGCGAAATTGAAAAGGCGCGTGAGTCGGCACCAGTAG
- a CDS encoding DUF362 domain-containing protein, with product MTSHVFPRMVRIRQNFERDRVEDVPGTVKAELAKLEQTIKPGMTVGITAGSRGIQNILTILEIAVQFVKDKGATPVLLAAMGSHGGGSAAGQKEVLDSLGITEERLGARVITCDKGREVGTTENGWKVFMLESAFEVDAIMPINRVKTHTSFKGTVESGLAKKLVVGLGGPAGATQFHAEGKSERLSPLLEEVASAIIAKMPVVGGLALIENAYEETAKIEGILAKDIIERERELLRYSKSLMPSLPVEHLDALVVEEMGKNYSGTGLDTNIVGRLRIQGGAEPVAPVIHYVSVLDLSEASHGNATGIGLADFTTRKLVDKIDRKATYLNCLTTTFVARAFLPLFLDTEEETLKTMMHCLRNTPLDEVRMVCVPNTLYLTDCYVSEALIPELSGKERFDIVGSPQEVTFDADGRLQLRLGAE from the coding sequence ATGACATCACACGTATTTCCTCGCATGGTTCGAATTCGCCAGAATTTTGAGCGGGATCGAGTCGAGGACGTGCCCGGCACAGTGAAAGCCGAGCTGGCAAAATTGGAACAGACGATCAAACCCGGCATGACCGTGGGCATCACGGCCGGAAGTCGGGGTATACAGAATATTCTGACGATTCTTGAAATAGCCGTGCAATTCGTCAAGGACAAGGGGGCAACCCCGGTACTGCTGGCCGCCATGGGCAGTCATGGCGGTGGCTCGGCCGCCGGTCAGAAGGAGGTGCTCGACAGCCTTGGTATCACCGAAGAACGTCTCGGCGCGCGGGTCATTACCTGCGACAAGGGGCGCGAAGTCGGCACCACCGAAAATGGCTGGAAGGTCTTCATGCTGGAGTCCGCTTTTGAAGTGGATGCCATCATGCCCATCAATCGCGTCAAGACGCATACGTCGTTCAAGGGAACGGTGGAAAGCGGTCTGGCCAAGAAACTCGTTGTGGGACTCGGCGGACCTGCGGGTGCAACCCAGTTTCATGCCGAAGGAAAGTCCGAACGGCTATCCCCATTATTGGAAGAAGTCGCGAGCGCCATTATCGCGAAGATGCCGGTTGTGGGCGGCCTTGCTCTTATCGAGAATGCCTACGAAGAAACCGCCAAGATCGAAGGGATTTTGGCCAAGGATATCATCGAACGCGAACGCGAGTTGTTGCGCTATTCGAAATCCCTGATGCCTTCATTGCCCGTCGAACACCTGGACGCGTTGGTCGTCGAGGAGATGGGCAAAAACTATAGTGGAACAGGGCTGGATACGAACATTGTCGGTAGACTGCGTATTCAGGGCGGGGCCGAACCAGTTGCTCCCGTTATTCATTACGTGTCTGTTCTGGATCTGTCCGAGGCATCGCACGGCAATGCCACGGGTATCGGACTTGCTGATTTCACCACCAGGAAATTGGTGGACAAGATTGATCGCAAGGCCACGTACCTGAACTGTCTGACCACGACTTTCGTGGCCCGGGCCTTCCTGCCGCTGTTCCTGGACACCGAGGAAGAGACATTGAAAACCATGATGCATTGTCTGCGCAATACACCACTCGATGAGGTGCGAATGGTGTGTGTCCCCAATACACTGTACCTGACCGATTGTTATGTCAGCGAGGCACTGATTCCGGAATTGTCCGGCAAGGAACGATTCGACATCGTTGGATCGCCCCAGGAAGTGACGTTTGACGCGGACGGCAGGCTTCAATTGAGGCTTGGCGCAGAATAA
- a CDS encoding DASS family sodium-coupled anion symporter, protein MANKFEDFGKKYGTIIAIAVALCVWLLPTPETMTITQHKLLTIFSGAVVVWITLSMSIATSTMMLVPILYLWVGNPTGAVNEAGHLIRSAKFAISGFGSPALWLLVTGFIISTAMTETGIAQRLALVMMKRFGKTPLGAILTPMFANLLISPLTPSNTARTAAMLPIVEGVAQAYQVEKGKSNFGKALFLSNTFASNITAGGFQTATIPNPISIALIAAALGTTAIGTTWGYWTLAALPTTILVLIGTPLLLRVLFKPEMTTIPGGIEYVDRELKKMGPLSREEIKALLYFILALVLWSTDAWHKMSSAMLAFLVSGLILAPSIGVLSWKQAEKKIPWELFVYFGGVITLSNTLIKTEAFAWVITTGMQSLGLDGVGMLPLMIGLMGFTIFSHMIWSTTTAMAGVMIPIYIGMATAFNFPVVAFVLPQAILMGYALFFPFNTMGNIIMFGAGYYTVTEQLKSSVLVGLMAWALWAATALIWFPMIGLY, encoded by the coding sequence ATGGCAAACAAATTTGAAGATTTCGGGAAAAAATACGGCACGATCATTGCGATCGCTGTGGCGCTCTGTGTGTGGCTTTTGCCAACACCGGAAACCATGACGATAACGCAACACAAGTTGCTGACCATTTTTTCCGGTGCGGTTGTTGTCTGGATCACGTTGAGCATGAGTATTGCGACCAGTACCATGATGCTCGTTCCTATTCTGTATTTGTGGGTTGGTAATCCGACCGGCGCAGTCAACGAAGCGGGGCACCTCATACGATCGGCCAAATTTGCCATTTCCGGATTCGGTTCACCGGCATTGTGGTTGCTGGTAACCGGGTTCATCATTTCGACGGCCATGACCGAGACGGGGATCGCCCAGCGGCTTGCGCTTGTCATGATGAAGCGGTTCGGAAAAACTCCATTGGGTGCGATTTTGACACCCATGTTTGCCAACCTGTTGATTTCTCCGCTGACCCCGTCCAATACGGCGCGGACCGCAGCCATGCTGCCGATCGTCGAGGGTGTGGCCCAGGCGTATCAGGTTGAGAAGGGAAAAAGTAATTTTGGTAAAGCGTTGTTCCTGTCAAACACCTTTGCATCCAATATCACGGCTGGTGGTTTTCAGACCGCAACTATTCCCAATCCCATTTCCATCGCTTTGATCGCGGCCGCCCTTGGCACCACCGCCATCGGCACCACATGGGGCTATTGGACCTTGGCAGCCCTGCCCACCACGATTCTTGTCTTGATCGGTACTCCGTTATTGTTGCGGGTTCTTTTCAAACCGGAAATGACGACCATTCCCGGCGGTATTGAGTATGTTGACAGGGAATTGAAGAAAATGGGTCCCTTGAGCAGGGAAGAAATCAAGGCGTTGCTGTATTTCATTCTCGCTTTGGTCCTGTGGTCCACTGATGCCTGGCACAAGATGAGTTCCGCCATGTTGGCATTTTTGGTCAGTGGTCTGATTTTGGCTCCGAGTATTGGTGTCTTGAGCTGGAAACAGGCAGAAAAGAAGATTCCCTGGGAATTGTTCGTGTATTTCGGCGGTGTTATCACCTTGTCCAATACATTGATCAAAACCGAGGCCTTTGCTTGGGTTATCACGACCGGGATGCAGTCTTTGGGGCTGGATGGTGTCGGTATGCTGCCGTTGATGATCGGCCTGATGGGCTTTACCATCTTCAGTCACATGATTTGGTCAACCACCACGGCCATGGCCGGTGTCATGATTCCCATTTATATTGGTATGGCGACAGCGTTCAATTTTCCGGTTGTGGCGTTTGTTTTGCCACAGGCAATTCTCATGGGGTATGCGTTGTTCTTCCCATTCAATACCATGGGCAACATCATCATGTTTGGTGCCGGGTATTACACGGTGACGGAACAGCTCAAATCATCAGTGCTGGTCGGCCTCATGGCATGGGCATTGTGGGCCGCGACCGCGTTGATCTGGTTCCCGATGATCGGATTGTATTAA
- a CDS encoding (Fe-S)-binding protein → MKRGCTQCGECLRVCPVYAQFKREEYSPKAKRLLLEPLHEDYAAPGVNPSDLDWDHVKELARLCVGCDKCRTACARKLSTADLLADMRHAHPNWTQHFWSLWIKHMGPLWPSLGMMASLVPGWVAPSALKPSLDSAKAMVNEPVKKPWARLFKIPGIQVDSKPVVVFPGCTAKNIRPQWTSKTNNLLGLFGYTVLDTSDFGCCGGTMHSAGLYDTMDSMQQNNVDVWKKLGRPRIAVFCASCHHALSQYGQPLLSEADTVAWRESLTPLSVLLADAQWEITDAKPESYGYHQPCHWGTDHDLPLLESGLSGLRKGEGQCCGMGGITQITNPDLSRQLADSCLAGFPKNTEYILTSCSGCTIQLAAAAPEGTTVYHWLDVVE, encoded by the coding sequence GTGAAACGTGGTTGCACACAATGCGGTGAATGTCTCCGGGTTTGTCCCGTGTACGCGCAGTTCAAACGTGAGGAATATTCCCCCAAGGCGAAACGGCTGCTTTTGGAGCCGTTGCATGAGGACTATGCCGCGCCCGGCGTGAATCCGTCGGATCTGGATTGGGATCACGTCAAGGAATTGGCCCGGTTGTGCGTGGGATGCGACAAATGTCGGACCGCGTGCGCTCGGAAATTGTCCACGGCGGATCTGCTGGCCGACATGCGGCACGCGCATCCGAATTGGACCCAACACTTTTGGTCCCTGTGGATCAAACACATGGGCCCGCTCTGGCCGTCCCTTGGCATGATGGCCTCCTTGGTTCCGGGATGGGTTGCGCCGTCAGCGTTGAAACCCTCGCTGGATTCGGCCAAGGCCATGGTCAATGAGCCGGTCAAGAAGCCGTGGGCCAGATTATTCAAGATCCCCGGAATTCAAGTTGATTCCAAACCCGTCGTGGTTTTCCCGGGCTGCACGGCCAAGAATATTCGGCCGCAGTGGACGAGCAAGACGAACAATTTGTTGGGATTGTTCGGATATACTGTGCTGGATACATCTGATTTCGGGTGCTGCGGTGGCACCATGCATTCAGCGGGCCTGTACGACACCATGGATTCCATGCAGCAGAACAACGTGGACGTCTGGAAGAAACTGGGCCGTCCCCGTATCGCCGTGTTCTGTGCCTCCTGTCATCATGCCTTGTCCCAGTATGGGCAACCGTTGTTGTCCGAGGCGGACACTGTGGCCTGGCGGGAAAGTTTGACGCCGTTGAGTGTCTTGCTGGCTGATGCCCAGTGGGAGATCACGGATGCCAAGCCTGAGAGCTACGGCTATCATCAACCCTGTCACTGGGGGACGGATCACGATCTGCCTTTGTTGGAATCCGGTTTGTCTGGATTGCGCAAGGGAGAGGGGCAGTGTTGCGGAATGGGTGGCATTACCCAGATTACGAACCCCGATTTGTCGCGGCAACTGGCTGATTCCTGTTTGGCCGGGTTTCCCAAGAACACTGAGTACATCCTGACAAGTTGTAGTGGATGCACCATTCAACTCGCGGCGGCTGCTCCGGAAGGAACAACCGTCTACCATTGGCTTGATGTTGTGGAATGA
- a CDS encoding FAD-linked oxidase C-terminal domain-containing protein, with translation MTYTTELTADHKQFLDELFQDGVKYDKPSLRVYESDASNIRGEVLAVVRPTCVEQVSEFMRWADAERIPVHPRGRGTSLSGGCVPTVPGIVVSMLGMDRILDISETDFVATIEPGVNTVAFQQECEKHNLFYPPDPASSKATSVGGNVVTCAGGLRAVKYGVTRDYVLGCDVVVPGGKILSFGGRTQKDVVGLDMTRFMVGSEGSLGILTKLYLKLIPKSEGTASLLVGYESLDAALQSMGKVFAAGILPCAVEFMNETVLDILKQTGGHPWPDSVNSLLLFQVDGSAETVSMNIEQLSNQIDDALWRMMGTTSDEENELWGYRRSVSSASYVLGPDRIGGDMAVPRGQILQAVRRFESLAAQNGKRLIAFGHAGDGNIHANLHYDASDPDDAKRTRKAHHEMDEAVLEFGGSLSGEHGVGCLKNVGLQLGKDEHELMLKVRGLFDPNGILNPNKGY, from the coding sequence ATGACATATACGACAGAACTCACTGCCGACCATAAGCAATTTTTGGATGAGTTGTTTCAGGACGGTGTAAAATACGACAAACCTTCGCTGCGGGTGTATGAATCCGACGCCAGTAATATTCGAGGCGAAGTCCTGGCGGTTGTCCGCCCCACCTGTGTGGAGCAGGTGTCTGAATTCATGCGATGGGCCGATGCGGAACGCATTCCGGTTCATCCTCGAGGCCGGGGCACAAGCCTTTCTGGTGGCTGTGTTCCCACGGTACCCGGCATCGTGGTGTCCATGCTTGGCATGGATCGGATTCTGGATATTTCGGAAACCGATTTCGTGGCCACGATCGAACCCGGCGTCAATACGGTTGCCTTTCAGCAGGAATGTGAAAAGCACAACCTGTTTTACCCACCCGATCCGGCCAGTAGCAAGGCGACGAGTGTGGGCGGAAATGTGGTGACCTGTGCAGGTGGTTTGCGCGCTGTGAAATATGGCGTGACACGGGACTATGTGCTTGGATGCGACGTGGTGGTCCCTGGCGGGAAAATCCTGTCCTTTGGTGGGCGGACTCAAAAGGATGTCGTGGGGCTGGACATGACCCGGTTCATGGTTGGCTCGGAAGGGTCGTTGGGCATCTTGACCAAATTGTATCTCAAACTCATTCCGAAATCCGAAGGCACGGCTTCGCTTCTGGTCGGCTATGAAAGTCTGGACGCGGCCCTGCAATCCATGGGCAAGGTCTTTGCCGCTGGTATCCTGCCGTGTGCCGTCGAATTCATGAACGAGACCGTACTCGATATCCTCAAACAGACTGGTGGCCATCCGTGGCCTGATTCCGTGAATTCCCTGTTGCTTTTTCAGGTGGATGGCAGTGCGGAAACCGTCTCTATGAATATCGAACAACTGTCCAATCAGATTGATGACGCCCTCTGGCGCATGATGGGCACAACTTCGGACGAGGAAAACGAGTTGTGGGGCTACCGTCGCAGCGTGTCCTCTGCTTCATATGTCCTCGGACCGGACCGTATCGGTGGCGATATGGCTGTGCCTCGTGGACAGATCCTTCAGGCGGTCCGCCGATTCGAGAGCCTAGCTGCCCAAAATGGCAAACGGTTGATCGCCTTTGGCCATGCCGGAGACGGAAATATTCACGCGAATTTGCATTACGATGCCTCTGATCCAGACGACGCCAAACGGACACGGAAAGCCCATCACGAAATGGATGAGGCCGTGCTGGAGTTCGGTGGGAGTTTGTCCGGAGAACACGGTGTTGGATGCCTCAAGAATGTGGGGTTGCAGCTTGGCAAGGATGAACATGAACTGATGCTCAAGGTGCGCGGGTTGTTCGATCCCAACGGAATTCTCAACCCGAACAAGGGGTATTGA
- the sucD gene encoding succinate--CoA ligase subunit alpha → MSILIDENTKVVVQGLTGREGSFHGQKMLDYGTKVVAGVTPGKGGQEVLGVPVFNTVQEAVDATGADTSIIFVPALASADSACEAAEAGIKTIILITEHIPVLDMVRCKAFLKSKGARLIGPNCPGVISPGKSKIGIMPDYIHRPGHVGLISRSGTLTYEAVHQLTTAGLGQSTCIGMGGDPVPGLKFIDLLEMFRNDPDTEAVCMLGEIGGDNEEKAAAYIKETNYPKPVFGFIAGLTAPAGKRMGHAGAIISGSKGRGEDKIAAMRDAGVVVVEQLGLLGETVANHLQGKNSA, encoded by the coding sequence ATGAGTATCCTCATTGATGAAAATACCAAGGTCGTGGTCCAGGGATTGACTGGTCGCGAAGGGTCTTTCCATGGCCAGAAAATGCTGGACTATGGGACCAAAGTTGTTGCCGGAGTTACTCCGGGCAAAGGGGGACAGGAAGTCCTCGGTGTCCCTGTTTTCAACACCGTTCAGGAAGCGGTTGATGCCACCGGAGCCGACACAAGCATCATATTTGTTCCGGCCTTGGCCTCTGCGGATTCCGCGTGTGAAGCCGCTGAAGCCGGAATCAAGACCATCATTCTGATTACCGAACATATCCCCGTGCTCGACATGGTTCGCTGCAAGGCGTTCCTGAAGAGTAAAGGGGCCAGGCTCATCGGTCCCAATTGTCCCGGCGTTATCAGCCCCGGCAAGAGCAAGATCGGTATCATGCCCGATTACATTCACCGTCCCGGTCATGTCGGACTCATCAGCCGGTCCGGCACCCTGACCTACGAGGCCGTGCACCAGTTGACAACGGCCGGTTTGGGGCAGAGTACCTGTATCGGCATGGGTGGCGACCCTGTTCCGGGTCTCAAGTTCATTGATTTGCTGGAGATGTTCCGCAATGATCCTGATACCGAAGCCGTGTGTATGTTGGGTGAGATCGGTGGCGACAATGAAGAAAAAGCCGCTGCCTACATCAAGGAGACCAACTATCCCAAACCCGTGTTCGGTTTCATTGCCGGACTGACCGCGCCTGCCGGGAAACGCATGGGCCATGCCGGTGCCATTATCAGCGGGTCCAAAGGCCGTGGCGAAGACAAGATCGCGGCCATGCGGGATGCCGGTGTCGTGGTGGTGGAACAGCTCGGACTTCTTGGAGAAACCGTGGCCAACCACCTTCAGGGAAAAAATTCAGCATAA
- the sucC gene encoding ADP-forming succinate--CoA ligase subunit beta, with the protein MNIHEYQAKKLFKDTGIPVPDGGRAETVDQALDVAKGLSGPVRVVKAQIHAGGRGKGGGVKVCKTMDEVKAAANDILGMQLVTKQTGPEGKKVHSVWVEQGTAIARELYLAIVLDRGAECLTVMASPDGGMDIEDVAENHPERILTTPLDGNHHLWPFQARQLLFGCELTPKQIGQGVKLILKLIELCVKKDATQVEINPLAVTEDGDLIVLDAKLNFDESGLKRQPDVKALEDPEEQDPLERKAAELGVNYVKLDGYVGTMVNGAGLAMATMDAIKQAGAEPANFLDAGGGASVEMVTKGFEVMLSDPNVRGILINIFGGILRCDIVAAGIVEAAKQTHFTLPTVVRMEGTNVEEGKQILRDSGLDFVLANTMSEAAASIAKLTQGTNE; encoded by the coding sequence ATGAATATTCATGAATATCAAGCGAAAAAGCTGTTCAAGGACACAGGTATTCCTGTCCCTGACGGTGGCAGGGCCGAGACGGTTGACCAAGCTCTGGATGTGGCAAAGGGCTTGTCCGGCCCGGTCCGGGTGGTCAAAGCCCAGATCCATGCCGGTGGTCGGGGAAAAGGCGGTGGCGTCAAGGTTTGCAAGACCATGGACGAGGTCAAGGCCGCAGCCAACGACATCCTCGGGATGCAGTTGGTGACCAAGCAGACCGGCCCGGAAGGCAAAAAGGTCCACAGCGTCTGGGTGGAGCAGGGAACGGCCATTGCGCGTGAACTGTATCTGGCCATTGTCCTTGATCGCGGAGCCGAATGCCTGACGGTCATGGCTTCCCCGGATGGTGGCATGGACATTGAAGACGTTGCGGAAAATCATCCGGAACGGATTCTTACCACGCCGCTTGACGGCAACCATCATCTCTGGCCGTTTCAGGCCCGGCAGTTGCTGTTCGGTTGTGAGCTGACGCCGAAGCAGATCGGTCAGGGCGTGAAGCTCATCCTCAAATTGATCGAGTTGTGTGTGAAAAAGGACGCGACTCAGGTTGAAATCAATCCGCTGGCCGTGACCGAAGATGGTGATCTGATCGTGCTGGACGCCAAGTTGAATTTTGACGAAAGCGGCCTCAAACGGCAACCGGACGTCAAGGCTCTGGAAGATCCCGAAGAACAGGACCCGCTGGAGCGGAAAGCCGCTGAACTCGGCGTCAATTATGTCAAGCTCGACGGATATGTAGGGACCATGGTGAACGGTGCCGGGCTGGCCATGGCGACGATGGATGCGATCAAGCAGGCTGGAGCCGAACCCGCCAACTTCCTGGATGCCGGAGGCGGTGCCAGTGTCGAGATGGTGACCAAGGGCTTCGAGGTCATGCTTTCCGATCCCAATGTTCGTGGTATTCTCATCAATATCTTTGGTGGCATTCTTCGGTGCGACATTGTTGCCGCCGGTATTGTCGAAGCCGCCAAACAGACCCATTTCACACTGCCGACCGTCGTGCGGATGGAAGGCACAAACGTTGAGGAAGGCAAACAAATCCTGCGGGATAGCGGTCTTGATTTCGTGCTGGCAAACACCATGTCCGAAGCTGCGGCGTCCATTGCAAAACTCACACAGGGGACAAACGAATGA
- a CDS encoding 2-oxoacid:acceptor oxidoreductase family protein — MERYRFLLSGSGGQGVITMAIIFAEAAALEEGLTAVQSQSYGPEARGGATRSDVIISDSEIYFPKVLQPNYLVALTEEAASKYLPLIRPGGMALYDSSLVTADPKVDAEQIGLPMYHSTIETLGKPVAFNICVLGALATLTGVVKLDSLEKVVRGRFKEAFFPSNQKALQLGENLAQAYMSKA; from the coding sequence ATGGAAAGATATCGTTTTCTGTTATCCGGCTCTGGCGGACAAGGGGTCATTACCATGGCCATCATCTTCGCAGAAGCCGCAGCATTGGAAGAAGGGCTGACCGCGGTTCAGTCGCAGTCGTATGGCCCGGAAGCCCGTGGTGGAGCCACCCGGTCCGATGTCATCATCTCTGATTCGGAGATTTATTTTCCCAAGGTCTTGCAGCCGAATTATCTGGTTGCCCTGACCGAGGAAGCGGCCAGCAAATACCTTCCGCTCATTCGACCGGGTGGAATGGCTTTGTATGATTCGTCATTGGTCACGGCCGACCCCAAGGTCGATGCCGAACAGATCGGATTGCCCATGTATCATTCCACAATCGAGACATTGGGAAAACCCGTGGCGTTCAACATCTGTGTGCTCGGAGCACTGGCCACATTGACCGGAGTGGTCAAACTGGATTCTTTGGAAAAGGTCGTTCGCGGTCGGTTCAAGGAAGCCTTCTTTCCCTCCAACCAGAAAGCACTGCAATTGGGTGAAAATCTCGCCCAGGCATACATGAGCAAGGCATAA